One region of Niallia sp. Man26 genomic DNA includes:
- the yugI gene encoding S1 domain-containing post-transcriptional regulator GSP13: MSDKIEVGSIITGKVTGIQPYGAFVSLDENLQGLVHISEVTHGYVKDINEFLKVGDEVKVKVLSVDDNAGKIGLSIRATEEAPAAPADAEKAKKPRAKRQAAPVKVDADSSQGFNTLKDKLQEWIDQSNRNDLIKK; this comes from the coding sequence ATGTCAGATAAAATCGAAGTTGGAAGCATAATTACAGGAAAGGTAACAGGCATTCAGCCATACGGCGCTTTCGTTTCTTTAGACGAAAACTTGCAAGGCCTTGTTCATATTTCAGAAGTAACACACGGCTATGTTAAAGATATTAATGAATTTCTTAAAGTAGGCGACGAAGTAAAAGTTAAGGTTCTTTCTGTTGATGATAATGCTGGAAAAATCGGCTTGTCTATCCGCGCTACAGAAGAAGCGCCAGCAGCACCTGCTGATGCTGAAAAAGCTAAAAAGCCTCGTGCTAAACGCCAAGCTGCACCAGTTAAAGTAGATGCAGACAGCAGCCAAGGTTTCAATACGCTTAAAGACAAATTGCAAGAGTGGATTGACCAGTCTAACCGCAATGACCTAATTAAGAAATAA
- a CDS encoding aminotransferase — protein sequence MNQTKSYIADKVAEMKPSGIRRFFDLASNMEGVISLGVGEPDFVTSWSAREAAILSLEQGYTSYTANPGMLELREEISSYMNRRFQVAYNPNSEIIVTVGASQAIDIALRAILNPDEEVIVLEPCFVAYAPLVTLAGGVPVPVQTLKEHEFKVLPEQLEEVITDKTKAIMICSPSNPTGSLLSAAELAAIADVAKKHDLLIISDEIYAELCYDEEYTSMSALNGMWERTLLISGFSKGFAMTGWRLGFVCAPEELTQAMLKIHQYSLMCAPTMAQFAGLEALRSGSNDVEEMKKSYRRRRNFVVQSLNEMGLTCHIPGGAFYAFPDITSTGLTSEQFAEKLLMEEKVAVVPGNVFGESGEGHIRCSYASSLEQLQEALKRMKAFTERYSK from the coding sequence ATGAATCAAACGAAAAGCTATATCGCCGACAAAGTAGCAGAAATGAAGCCTTCCGGGATAAGACGATTTTTTGATTTGGCTTCCAATATGGAAGGGGTCATCTCACTTGGAGTCGGTGAACCTGACTTTGTTACATCATGGTCAGCAAGGGAAGCTGCTATTCTTTCCTTAGAGCAAGGCTATACTTCCTATACGGCAAATCCAGGAATGCTTGAGCTGCGCGAGGAAATATCGTCTTACATGAACAGAAGATTCCAGGTCGCTTATAATCCGAATTCAGAGATTATTGTAACAGTTGGTGCGAGCCAGGCGATTGATATTGCGTTGCGGGCGATTCTAAATCCAGATGAGGAAGTGATCGTGCTTGAACCTTGTTTTGTTGCGTATGCACCGCTAGTTACACTTGCAGGCGGTGTGCCGGTACCTGTTCAGACGTTAAAAGAACATGAGTTCAAGGTTCTGCCAGAGCAGCTGGAGGAAGTGATTACAGATAAGACAAAAGCAATCATGATATGCTCCCCGAGCAATCCGACAGGCTCCCTATTGTCTGCAGCAGAATTAGCAGCAATCGCAGACGTTGCTAAGAAGCATGACCTGCTTATAATTTCTGATGAGATATATGCAGAGCTGTGCTATGACGAGGAATATACAAGTATGAGCGCCCTAAACGGCATGTGGGAGAGAACATTGCTCATATCCGGATTCTCAAAAGGGTTCGCGATGACGGGCTGGAGACTTGGTTTTGTTTGCGCACCGGAAGAATTGACGCAGGCTATGCTTAAAATCCATCAATACAGCTTAATGTGTGCTCCGACAATGGCGCAATTTGCCGGACTTGAAGCGTTGAGATCAGGCAGCAACGATGTCGAGGAAATGAAGAAGAGCTATCGAAGAAGACGTAATTTCGTTGTACAGTCATTAAACGAAATGGGGCTGACTTGTCATATTCCAGGTGGAGCTTTTTATGCATTCCCTGATATTACATCAACTGGGCTGACATCAGAACAATTCGCTGAAAAGCTGCTGATGGAAGAAAAGGTAGCGGTTGTGCCGGGAAATGTGTTTGGCGAGAGCGGGGAAGGCCATATCCGCTGTTCTTATGCATCTTCCTTAGAACAGCTGCAAGAAGCTTTAAAGAGAATGAAGGCTTTTACAGAAAGATACAGTAAGTAA
- a CDS encoding Lrp/AsnC family transcriptional regulator, with protein sequence MKLTEKEIEVAEILEKNARITDEDIAKMIEEDLQTTKEIVAKLEDLKVVVRYTSIVDWSKVEGHEGVTAMIDVKVTPKRGVGFDEVAQRIYRFQEVKSLYLMSGTYDLSVIIEGKSMNDVARFVSEKLSTLDSVLSTTTHFILKQYKHDGTIFEPNNDDKRIVVSP encoded by the coding sequence ATGAAGTTGACGGAAAAAGAAATTGAAGTGGCAGAAATTTTAGAAAAAAACGCCCGTATTACAGATGAAGACATAGCTAAAATGATTGAAGAGGACCTTCAGACAACGAAAGAAATTGTCGCAAAGCTTGAAGATTTGAAAGTAGTTGTCCGCTATACAAGTATTGTTGACTGGTCAAAGGTTGAAGGACATGAAGGCGTTACAGCAATGATTGATGTTAAAGTAACTCCAAAACGGGGAGTTGGATTTGATGAAGTAGCCCAAAGAATTTATCGTTTCCAAGAAGTGAAATCGCTGTATTTAATGTCAGGGACATATGATCTGTCTGTGATTATTGAAGGGAAATCGATGAATGATGTGGCAAGATTTGTTTCGGAAAAGCTGTCCACTTTGGATTCTGTTCTTTCCACAACAACCCATTTTATTCTAAAGCAGTATAAACATGATGGAACAATTTTTGAACCGAATAATGATGATAAAAGGATAGTGGTGTCACCGTGA
- a CDS encoding DUF1871 family protein has protein sequence MNNQEVNLELVKLLNEWDPFKLGEGNYDTEIADCVYAVHELDNREELAAEIQKIYEFSFEEFIPMDECLSISTKLLLTKDNGSCSL, from the coding sequence ATGAACAATCAAGAAGTTAATCTAGAGCTTGTAAAACTGCTGAATGAATGGGATCCCTTCAAGCTTGGGGAAGGGAATTATGATACGGAAATAGCCGATTGCGTCTATGCCGTCCATGAGCTGGACAATAGGGAAGAGCTTGCAGCAGAAATCCAAAAAATTTATGAGTTTTCTTTTGAGGAATTCATACCAATGGATGAGTGTCTTTCTATATCGACAAAGCTGCTGTTAACAAAAGATAACGGCTCTTGCTCCCTGTAA
- a CDS encoding Nramp family divalent metal transporter, with protein sequence MDKSKEASHAGSVLHGPGGLRKFLPFLGPAFIAAIAYIDPGNFATNIAAGSQYGYLLLWVILFSNIMALIIQSLSAKLGIATGKNLAEVAREEFPKPVSIGLWIQGEIVIIATDLAEFIGAALGIYLLFGIPMLESSIIAAIGSFAILELQRRGYRSLEAGITAMLFIVVLSFIVQMFFAKPELHSVLHGLFTPQFQGTDSVLLAAGILGATVMPHAIYLHSALTQKRIVGTTEKEKKMIFRFEFFDILIAMLIAGFINAAMLIVASALFHANGFIVNDLDVAFQHFEQLVSPASAILFGLGLLIAGLSSSSVGTMSGDVIMQGFIQFRIPIYVRRLITIIPPIIIIASGVNPTSALVLSQVILSFGIGFALIPLIMFTSSKRIMGSLQNSKAITIISWLIAAVIVLLNLFLLYDTFF encoded by the coding sequence ATGGATAAAAGTAAAGAGGCTTCTCACGCAGGTTCTGTATTACATGGTCCTGGAGGGCTAAGAAAGTTCCTGCCGTTTCTTGGTCCTGCCTTTATTGCTGCAATTGCTTATATCGATCCAGGAAATTTCGCAACAAACATAGCTGCAGGTTCTCAATATGGTTATTTATTATTATGGGTTATCTTGTTTTCAAATATTATGGCCTTAATTATTCAGTCACTGTCTGCAAAATTAGGGATTGCTACAGGAAAAAATCTAGCTGAGGTCGCCCGGGAGGAATTTCCTAAGCCTGTCAGCATCGGTTTATGGATTCAAGGTGAAATAGTTATCATTGCTACCGATTTAGCTGAATTTATTGGTGCTGCACTCGGCATTTACTTACTGTTTGGCATTCCGATGCTTGAATCAAGCATTATCGCTGCAATCGGCAGCTTTGCCATACTGGAGCTGCAAAGACGAGGCTACAGATCGCTTGAGGCTGGGATAACAGCAATGCTGTTTATAGTTGTCTTATCCTTTATTGTGCAAATGTTCTTCGCAAAACCAGAGCTCCATTCTGTGCTGCACGGTTTGTTTACACCACAATTCCAAGGAACAGACAGTGTACTGCTTGCAGCTGGAATACTCGGAGCAACGGTTATGCCCCACGCGATTTATCTGCACTCTGCCTTAACGCAAAAACGGATTGTCGGTACAACAGAAAAAGAGAAGAAAATGATTTTCCGCTTTGAGTTTTTTGATATCCTTATTGCCATGCTGATTGCAGGATTTATTAATGCGGCTATGCTTATTGTCGCAAGTGCCTTATTCCATGCAAATGGCTTTATCGTAAATGACTTGGATGTTGCCTTTCAGCATTTCGAGCAGCTTGTAAGTCCAGCTTCAGCTATTCTGTTCGGTCTCGGCCTTTTGATTGCCGGCCTGTCCAGCTCGTCTGTTGGTACTATGTCCGGAGATGTCATTATGCAAGGCTTCATTCAATTTCGAATTCCCATCTATGTCAGAAGGCTGATTACGATTATTCCGCCCATTATTATTATTGCATCAGGAGTAAATCCTACATCAGCATTAGTATTAAGCCAGGTTATTCTTTCATTTGGAATTGGCTTCGCATTAATCCCGTTAATTATGTTTACAAGCAGCAAACGGATTATGGGCAGCCTGCAAAACTCGAAAGCAATTACGATTATCTCTTGGCTGATCGCAGCAGTTATTGTCCTTTTAAATCTTTTTTTACTGTACGATACTTTCTTCTAA
- a CDS encoding superoxide dismutase family protein — translation MKKIMPMLALLLLMAGCAEGEATKVDVEMFNDVGDSLGSINLEEQSAGVMLTVNLKGLTPGVHGLHIHEVGKCEAPTFQSAGNHFNPEDKEHGLLHPKGAHAGDLPNLIVEDDGTVKAELLAPQVTLRDGKNSLFKPKGTSIVITDQADDGMTQPAGNSGERVYCGEVKR, via the coding sequence ATGAAAAAAATCATGCCTATGTTAGCATTGCTTCTTTTAATGGCAGGCTGTGCGGAAGGAGAAGCAACAAAGGTAGATGTGGAAATGTTCAATGATGTCGGCGATTCTTTAGGCAGTATTAATTTGGAGGAGCAGTCTGCAGGAGTGATGCTTACAGTCAACTTAAAGGGGTTGACACCTGGAGTACATGGCCTACACATACATGAGGTAGGAAAATGTGAGGCTCCTACATTTCAAAGTGCAGGAAATCACTTTAATCCTGAGGATAAGGAGCATGGTCTGCTCCATCCAAAAGGAGCTCATGCAGGAGACCTTCCCAATCTAATTGTTGAGGATGACGGAACTGTCAAAGCTGAGCTGTTGGCACCGCAAGTCACATTAAGGGACGGCAAGAATTCATTATTTAAACCGAAAGGAACATCCATTGTCATCACTGACCAGGCAGATGATGGAATGACACAGCCGGCAGGTAATTCGGGGGAACGAGTTTATTGCGGCGAAGTCAAAAGATAG
- a CDS encoding kinase-associated lipoprotein B — protein sequence MEELTIGTKVTAIYKTGKYIGEITDIRSNSYLVRVLAVLKHPMQGDLHNPKQAENVFFHERKALSYREQMNTPKPMVKPYEEETPEYGTSLLQAVSKMKDELSKDNSPFAARSLSNLDILEQEYRRAITKA from the coding sequence GTGGAAGAGCTAACAATTGGCACAAAGGTTACTGCCATATACAAAACAGGCAAATATATCGGCGAAATTACAGATATACGCAGCAACAGCTACTTAGTGAGGGTATTAGCTGTTCTTAAGCACCCTATGCAAGGTGATTTACATAATCCGAAGCAGGCAGAAAATGTCTTTTTTCATGAGCGAAAAGCCCTCTCATACAGAGAACAGATGAATACTCCCAAACCGATGGTAAAGCCATATGAGGAGGAGACTCCAGAATACGGGACATCCCTTTTGCAGGCTGTCTCGAAAATGAAGGATGAACTGAGTAAAGACAATTCCCCATTTGCAGCAAGGAGCTTAAGCAATCTTGACATACTGGAGCAGGAGTACCGCCGGGCAATTACAAAAGCTTAA
- the kapD gene encoding 3'-5' exonuclease KapD codes for MEKQQQYLFIDFEFTMPEKNAKYKGFQPEIIEVGIVAVVNDKIRETFSAYVAPSKFPILSERCKSFLHIHQEQVDNGIPFHGLLDKIKEMGSGFSNTVVTWGNMDMKVLRNNCTMAGASFPLACSEIDLSMEYKRFFGDQNQTGLWKAVREYGSEGTGRHHRALDDALTTYDIFKFVEKDKRYLGKTETTTIGDLIDLSKFYNKFA; via the coding sequence ATGGAGAAGCAGCAACAATATTTATTTATAGATTTTGAGTTTACCATGCCAGAAAAAAATGCTAAGTATAAAGGTTTTCAACCTGAAATAATTGAAGTGGGCATCGTCGCCGTCGTTAATGACAAGATAAGAGAAACCTTTTCTGCCTATGTGGCTCCAAGCAAGTTTCCCATTCTTTCAGAGCGATGCAAATCCTTCCTGCACATACATCAGGAACAAGTCGATAACGGAATTCCATTTCACGGTTTGCTCGATAAAATCAAGGAGATGGGCAGCGGTTTCTCAAATACAGTTGTAACATGGGGTAATATGGACATGAAGGTGCTCAGGAATAATTGCACTATGGCAGGTGCGTCATTTCCTCTTGCTTGCAGTGAAATAGATTTGTCGATGGAATATAAGCGGTTTTTCGGAGACCAAAATCAGACAGGATTATGGAAAGCAGTGCGGGAATACGGGAGCGAAGGGACAGGAAGACATCACCGCGCCTTAGATGATGCGCTGACAACCTATGACATATTTAAGTTTGTTGAAAAGGACAAAAGGTATTTAGGAAAGACGGAAACGACAACGATTGGCGATTTAATTGATCTATCTAAGTTTTATAATAAATTTGCATGA
- a CDS encoding transglycosylase domain-containing protein, with translation MRKKLGVSFIVIMLIALVAVLYFTAAEKKKYVSFHQFLDDNIPVSSMTLAQSSYILDNSGRSISEISPQAGIRKNLINEEIPQYVKDLFILSEDQHFYEHAGFDLPAIGRALLTNAESDTIEQGGSTITQQLARNMFQSYDKTYNRKLKELLYAYELERKWSKAEILTQYINAVYFANNMYGIEAAANYYFSSKLSDLSKAELSFLASIPNNPTIYDPLKHFEQTKKRQERLISLMEKEGKISSSEAKKMTNEKITLHVQKKTDFYPDYVSYVEDELRALVSEEKGYAKKITKANDKEKEILSKELDAEVQKLLESGVIIHTGMDRSLQEKAVKAVKSSLITTDVEAAAVVIDHKSHTIGALVGGKNYKKYEFNRSYQAYRQPGSAIKPLLVYGPYLQETGKGVKSTVNADAFCKDGYCPQNYSGQDYGNVTLDQAFIHSYNTPAVRLADSIGLKTAFSYLAHFPFKKVTEEDVHLSSAIGGFTVGMSPLEMTNAYTVFGNNGSFKSSHAITSVTDADGNLLYEWKEAEETVWNKATNDKMRTLLKHTVTSGTAKKANFQAPYLGGKTGTTNDYKDYWMVGLSNDLTVGVWVGKDAPTNLKSIESNAPHLSIWKKILIP, from the coding sequence ATGCGAAAAAAACTTGGGGTTTCCTTTATAGTAATAATGCTAATTGCTTTAGTAGCTGTTCTTTATTTTACAGCAGCAGAAAAAAAGAAATATGTCAGCTTCCATCAATTTTTGGACGACAATATACCAGTCTCTTCCATGACACTCGCTCAATCTAGCTACATTTTGGATAATAGTGGAAGAAGTATATCAGAAATCAGCCCGCAAGCAGGGATACGAAAAAACTTGATAAATGAAGAAATCCCCCAATATGTGAAAGATTTGTTCATCTTATCAGAGGATCAGCATTTTTATGAACATGCTGGCTTTGATCTGCCGGCAATCGGGAGGGCTCTCTTGACCAATGCTGAATCAGATACTATTGAACAAGGCGGGAGTACTATTACCCAGCAGTTAGCCCGGAATATGTTTCAATCTTACGATAAAACCTACAATCGAAAACTAAAAGAGCTTCTATACGCTTATGAGCTTGAAAGAAAGTGGTCAAAAGCAGAAATTCTTACTCAATATATTAATGCCGTTTATTTTGCCAATAATATGTATGGCATTGAAGCAGCAGCGAATTATTACTTCAGCAGCAAATTGAGTGACTTGTCCAAAGCAGAACTGTCTTTTTTGGCAAGCATCCCTAATAATCCAACTATATATGATCCGCTTAAACATTTTGAGCAAACAAAAAAGAGACAAGAACGGTTAATATCCTTAATGGAAAAAGAGGGTAAAATATCCAGCAGTGAAGCTAAAAAGATGACAAATGAAAAAATAACACTTCACGTGCAAAAGAAAACAGATTTTTATCCAGACTATGTCTCATATGTGGAGGATGAATTACGAGCACTCGTTTCTGAAGAAAAAGGTTATGCTAAAAAAATAACAAAAGCAAATGACAAGGAAAAGGAAATTCTCAGCAAAGAGCTGGATGCTGAAGTTCAGAAGCTCCTTGAAAGTGGCGTTATTATTCATACAGGAATGGACCGCAGCTTGCAGGAGAAAGCGGTAAAAGCAGTGAAAAGCTCCCTGATAACAACAGATGTAGAAGCAGCAGCAGTTGTCATCGATCACAAGAGCCATACAATAGGCGCACTTGTTGGCGGGAAGAACTATAAAAAATATGAGTTTAACCGGAGCTATCAAGCATATCGCCAGCCTGGTTCTGCTATCAAGCCGCTTCTTGTGTATGGACCTTATCTGCAGGAAACAGGTAAAGGAGTTAAATCCACCGTTAATGCGGATGCTTTTTGCAAAGACGGTTATTGCCCGCAAAATTACAGTGGTCAAGACTATGGAAATGTCACATTAGATCAAGCTTTTATTCATTCCTATAATACACCTGCTGTCAGGCTTGCAGATAGTATTGGACTAAAAACTGCTTTCAGCTATTTAGCTCATTTTCCTTTTAAAAAGGTGACAGAAGAGGATGTTCATCTGTCCTCCGCTATCGGTGGATTCACAGTTGGTATGTCTCCGCTTGAGATGACGAATGCTTATACTGTCTTTGGAAATAACGGCAGCTTTAAAAGCTCACATGCCATCACGTCCGTAACAGATGCTGACGGCAATCTGCTTTATGAATGGAAGGAAGCAGAGGAAACGGTCTGGAATAAAGCGACGAATGACAAGATGAGAACCTTGCTAAAACACACAGTGACATCCGGAACAGCAAAGAAGGCAAATTTTCAAGCTCCTTATCTGGGAGGAAAAACTGGTACTACAAATGATTATAAAGATTATTGGATGGTCGGTTTATCTAATGATTTAACTGTTGGTGTTTGGGTCGGAAAGGATGCCCCAACCAATTTGAAAAGCATTGAAAGCAATGCTCCCCATCTTTCTATTTGGAAAAAGATATTGATACCATAA
- a CDS encoding DUF5366 family protein: MNTYLTSYFPLFSISFFSLSFAIRIQSTVIDLFKRLGMYEGLLEFFSETGIRLALLLFFCVFIFMALSALKLIADTLNGLSLLFFSIDSKGDSLIKTRKGSFIYFCGSILSLFGVYSYIILLAIFVVTTLVYFVYFVNSASGSLNFSGIIFYIFFQVLTWAVMITGFLLLCIKLYNAIIGSLPI, encoded by the coding sequence ATGAATACATATCTGACTAGTTACTTTCCGCTTTTTTCTATCAGTTTTTTTAGCTTATCTTTTGCAATCCGCATCCAGTCAACAGTGATTGACCTTTTTAAAAGGCTGGGGATGTATGAGGGTTTGTTGGAATTTTTCTCAGAGACAGGGATTAGGCTTGCATTGCTGCTGTTTTTTTGCGTGTTTATTTTTATGGCGTTATCTGCACTTAAACTGATTGCAGACACTTTAAATGGGTTATCGTTATTGTTTTTTTCCATTGATTCAAAAGGGGACAGCTTAATCAAAACAAGGAAAGGAAGCTTCATTTATTTTTGCGGCAGTATTCTCTCCTTGTTCGGTGTATACAGCTATATTATTCTTCTTGCTATCTTTGTCGTGACGACACTTGTTTACTTTGTTTATTTCGTTAACTCTGCAAGCGGCAGTCTGAATTTTAGCGGAATCATTTTTTATATTTTCTTTCAAGTATTAACATGGGCTGTCATGATTACAGGATTTCTGTTATTATGTATCAAGCTATATAACGCTATTATTGGCAGCTTGCCAATCTAA
- a CDS encoding asparagine synthase, producing the protein MENIREGLIPTVLGTAVTTAGLVMKQNRKIDSMVSNTVFGFGLAHIVLGAIDLVEHRNK; encoded by the coding sequence ATGGAAAATATTCGTGAAGGTTTAATTCCGACTGTTTTAGGTACTGCAGTAACTACAGCTGGCCTTGTAATGAAGCAGAACCGCAAAATCGACTCTATGGTTTCCAATACGGTGTTTGGCTTTGGCTTAGCACATATTGTATTAGGAGCGATTGATTTAGTGGAGCACCGCAACAAGTAA
- a CDS encoding SDR family oxidoreductase, with product MEMNELFDLTGKTAIVTGGGRGLGKEMAAALGEAGANIVICSRKLSNSSETVEFLKEKGIQALALSCDVSNQKDIDQVIAKTEEQFGSIDILVNNSGTSWIAPTLDYPEDKWDKVMDVNVKGTFMFSQAAAKKMLQQKSGKIINISSVTANFGTHPLFLDAIAYNTSKGAIITLTKELAVKLAPYNIQVNAIAPGFFPTKITSVLEKHEKQLLMKIPAHRVGDSSDLKGLTLLLAGIGSDYITGQTIAIDGGLSSML from the coding sequence ATAGAGATGAATGAGTTGTTTGATCTAACAGGCAAAACAGCTATTGTAACAGGCGGGGGACGAGGGTTAGGCAAAGAGATGGCCGCTGCATTAGGCGAAGCAGGTGCCAACATTGTTATTTGCTCAAGAAAGCTAAGCAACAGCAGTGAAACAGTCGAGTTTCTTAAAGAAAAAGGTATACAGGCATTGGCACTTTCTTGTGATGTTTCCAATCAAAAGGATATCGATCAGGTTATCGCAAAAACTGAAGAACAGTTTGGCTCCATAGACATTCTTGTTAACAACAGCGGCACTTCCTGGATAGCACCTACATTAGATTATCCGGAAGATAAATGGGACAAAGTGATGGATGTAAATGTTAAAGGAACCTTTATGTTTTCCCAAGCTGCTGCCAAAAAAATGCTGCAGCAAAAAAGCGGAAAAATTATCAACATCTCCTCTGTTACAGCTAACTTCGGCACACACCCTCTTTTCTTAGATGCAATTGCCTATAATACGAGCAAAGGTGCGATTATAACTCTAACTAAAGAACTAGCAGTAAAACTAGCTCCGTATAATATCCAAGTCAATGCAATTGCTCCGGGCTTTTTCCCAACAAAAATCACTTCTGTATTAGAGAAACATGAAAAACAGCTATTGATGAAGATTCCAGCACATAGAGTCGGCGACTCCAGTGACTTAAAAGGGTTGACACTATTATTGGCAGGCATAGGTTCGGACTATATAACAGGACAGACTATTGCCATAGATGGCGGTTTGTCATCCATGCTCTAA
- a CDS encoding alpha/beta fold hydrolase, protein MVLKRFSHFLDALSEDEIPVGLSEKYPIWKKNKATLWYYPSKHRKFKEPIFLIYSVVNKAYILDLAPSLSLIEAFTNAGYDTYLIDFGTPGFEDRNTTIDDYITKYIEKAYTRALRHACTNEMTVIGFCLGGTLATVFAAITDQKIKNLILAVSPIDFCQFPIFDKWQKALRDEEVKVDDFIDTIGMVPPDFIKYGTRLIVAPVSYSHYLALLNRSDDPKYREKWLRMNKWTLDHIPLPGKAFNQLMNDYVRDNKIVEGGLEVNGIPVDFRNITCNLLVFSTKYDPLVPSELCEPIMDLVGSEDKTFILFEGGHASLVANKSMPFPMEDWLLNHCTPVDDDC, encoded by the coding sequence ATGGTTTTAAAACGATTCTCTCATTTTTTGGATGCACTTTCGGAGGATGAAATACCTGTCGGCCTCTCTGAGAAATATCCAATCTGGAAGAAAAACAAAGCAACCCTCTGGTATTATCCTTCTAAACATAGAAAGTTTAAAGAACCGATTTTCTTGATATATTCTGTCGTTAACAAAGCATATATTTTAGATTTAGCTCCATCACTCAGTCTGATTGAGGCATTTACAAATGCCGGATATGACACCTATTTAATTGACTTTGGCACTCCAGGTTTCGAAGATCGCAATACTACAATTGATGACTATATTACGAAGTATATTGAAAAAGCATACACAAGAGCACTGCGCCATGCTTGCACAAACGAGATGACAGTTATTGGCTTTTGCCTTGGAGGGACATTGGCAACCGTTTTTGCAGCTATTACCGATCAAAAAATAAAAAACCTTATTTTAGCTGTATCTCCGATTGACTTCTGCCAATTTCCTATCTTTGACAAATGGCAGAAAGCCTTGCGCGACGAGGAAGTGAAAGTAGATGATTTTATTGATACCATTGGAATGGTACCGCCTGATTTCATTAAATACGGAACAAGGCTTATCGTTGCTCCTGTATCATACAGTCACTATCTGGCATTATTAAACCGCAGTGATGATCCAAAATACCGGGAAAAATGGCTGCGGATGAACAAATGGACGCTTGATCATATCCCGCTCCCTGGCAAAGCCTTTAACCAGCTCATGAACGACTATGTCCGCGATAACAAGATTGTTGAAGGCGGTTTAGAAGTTAACGGAATTCCTGTTGATTTTCGGAATATTACTTGCAACCTGCTTGTTTTTTCAACCAAATATGATCCCCTTGTTCCGAGTGAATTGTGCGAGCCGATCATGGATCTTGTGGGAAGTGAAGACAAGACATTCATCCTGTTTGAAGGCGGGCATGCATCGTTAGTTGCCAATAAATCTATGCCTTTCCCAATGGAGGATTGGCTACTCAACCATTGCACTCCAGTTGATGATGATTGTTAA